A genomic region of Vitreoscilla filiformis contains the following coding sequences:
- a CDS encoding sensor histidine kinase, whose translation MLLIHQALLVAAAWVFFQREVWSQKEHLQGIIVLLTLVAMMLLLLLSDPQREPSAHLVFSVLWVTPTWLGYLSGKALWRGWTWAVVWLFVALCEGWRWGLEWLMPEKLPPSRMHDALHCSLHAMVEVMLLFMVVVIHMHWRHRQAHAHALNVERQLAHRLEVQVAERTAQLARSAYLAERESQVKSSFLAKLAHETRTPLHLILGYLGLLLNRSDLPDSAREMAKTAHDAGLQLATRVGELLDFTQLGRELLRIESHPLMVDDLYRRLCGAARLLVQQNGHTLDAQLDPLLPQRVLGDLSRLEQVVMVFLNNAARYTPRGGRIGLSLNLVGRRPRHVAEGRDEVGAMKSSVQQEVGLRFEVRDTGRGFSAYNLMALREALEHGTLWDGCEGLGLGLNIAHQLLALMRSRLEIETSEWQGSCVACTVWLPELPSLPTAHGQHLKSQDAVVVVPPSRPERPGVDEWHKLATIARCADLSGLEDWLETHPYWVAYDLELRSLTDALAFDALADYALRQGRPLKMR comes from the coding sequence ATGCTGTTGATTCATCAAGCACTGTTGGTGGCGGCGGCGTGGGTGTTTTTTCAGCGAGAAGTGTGGTCACAAAAAGAGCACCTACAGGGCATCATCGTTTTGCTGACCCTTGTTGCGATGATGTTGTTGCTCTTGTTATCTGACCCTCAACGAGAGCCTTCCGCACATCTGGTGTTCAGTGTTTTGTGGGTGACACCGACATGGCTTGGCTATCTCTCGGGTAAAGCTTTGTGGCGGGGTTGGACGTGGGCCGTGGTGTGGTTGTTCGTGGCGCTATGTGAGGGGTGGCGGTGGGGGCTGGAGTGGCTCATGCCAGAAAAATTGCCCCCATCGCGAATGCATGATGCACTGCACTGTTCGTTGCACGCCATGGTTGAAGTGATGCTGCTGTTCATGGTGGTGGTGATCCACATGCATTGGCGACATCGGCAGGCTCACGCACACGCTTTGAACGTCGAGCGGCAGCTGGCGCATCGACTGGAAGTTCAAGTTGCTGAACGCACGGCCCAGTTGGCGAGATCCGCCTATTTGGCGGAGCGAGAAAGCCAAGTCAAATCCAGCTTTTTGGCCAAGCTGGCTCACGAGACAAGGACGCCTCTGCATCTCATCTTGGGCTATCTCGGGCTATTGCTCAATCGGTCGGATCTGCCCGATTCCGCCCGCGAAATGGCAAAAACTGCACACGATGCCGGGCTGCAACTGGCGACTCGCGTGGGTGAGCTATTGGATTTCACGCAACTTGGGCGCGAGCTGCTGAGGATCGAATCTCATCCACTGATGGTGGATGATTTGTACCGTCGATTGTGCGGGGCTGCCCGACTGTTGGTTCAGCAAAACGGGCACACCTTGGATGCTCAGCTGGACCCCTTGCTGCCACAACGGGTCTTGGGTGATCTGTCTCGATTAGAGCAAGTGGTGATGGTGTTCCTGAACAATGCAGCACGCTACACCCCAAGGGGGGGACGCATTGGGCTGAGTTTGAACTTGGTTGGACGCCGGCCCCGCCATGTTGCTGAAGGACGAGATGAGGTTGGGGCGATGAAAAGTTCTGTCCAGCAGGAAGTGGGTCTGCGGTTCGAGGTGCGTGATACGGGAAGGGGGTTCTCTGCGTACAACTTGATGGCCTTGCGTGAGGCGCTCGAACATGGCACCCTTTGGGATGGCTGCGAGGGGTTGGGGTTGGGACTGAACATTGCCCACCAACTGCTGGCACTCATGCGCAGTCGATTGGAAATTGAAACGAGTGAGTGGCAAGGCAGTTGTGTTGCATGCACCGTTTGGCTGCCTGAGTTGCCGAGCCTGCCCACAGCACATGGACAGCATCTGAAATCGCAAGATGCTGTTGTTGTGGTTCCACCCTCGCGCCCTGAGAGGCCGGGCGTTGATGAGTGGCACAAGCTGGCAACAATCGCACGCTGTGCCGACTTGAGTGGGCTAGAGGATTGGTTAGAAACGCACCCCTATTGGGTGGCGTACGACTTGGAACTGCGAAGTTTGACGGATGCGTTGGCGTTCGATGCGCTCGCAGACTACGCTCTCCGCCAAGGGCGTCCCCTGAAAATGCGGTGA
- the infC gene encoding translation initiation factor IF-3, which produces MPNVERKHRLNREINVPVVRLNGVNNEPLGIVSIQEALRLSAEADVDLVEIAAQADPPVCRLMDYGKFKYQEQKRAAEAKAKQKVIEVKEVKFRPGTDDNDYDIKMRNLRRFIAEDGDKGKVTLRFRGREITHQEIGMRMLERIRDELADVAIVEHMPKLEGRQMIMVLAPRKK; this is translated from the coding sequence ATGCCCAATGTTGAGCGCAAGCACCGACTCAACCGCGAGATCAATGTGCCCGTCGTGCGCCTGAATGGCGTGAACAACGAGCCGCTGGGCATCGTCAGCATCCAGGAAGCCTTGCGCCTGTCGGCCGAGGCCGATGTGGACTTGGTTGAAATTGCCGCCCAGGCCGATCCGCCGGTGTGCCGGCTGATGGACTACGGCAAGTTCAAATACCAAGAACAAAAGCGCGCTGCGGAAGCCAAGGCCAAGCAGAAGGTCATCGAAGTCAAGGAAGTCAAATTCCGTCCTGGCACCGATGACAACGACTACGACATCAAAATGCGCAACCTGCGCCGCTTCATCGCCGAAGACGGCGACAAGGGCAAGGTCACGCTGCGTTTCCGGGGCCGGGAAATCACCCACCAGGAAATCGGCATGCGCATGCTGGAGCGCATCCGCGACGAGCTGGCCGATGTGGCCATCGTCGAGCACATGCCCAAGCTGGAAGGTCGCCAGATGATCATGGTGCTGGCGCCCCGCAAGAAGTAA
- a CDS encoding cysteine hydrolase family protein: protein MTNTATPSLRHPSTALLVIDVQASFPARPYWRAEGAPTFLAATNQLIAGFEAAGLPIVRVLHEDGPARTDNPFSTLSGLVRPLDGLREFTPALTVLKHRHSALVGTELGIWLHQQGIRRLVVTGIRTEQCCETTTRHASDEGWTVDYVPDATLTFDMTTPTGERLSAAQIVERTVTVLAGRFATICTPEQALQRATEAAA from the coding sequence ATGACGAACACCGCCACGCCCTCCCTTCGCCATCCCAGCACCGCGCTGCTGGTGATCGACGTTCAAGCCTCCTTCCCCGCTCGCCCTTACTGGCGGGCGGAGGGGGCGCCCACCTTCTTGGCGGCAACCAACCAACTGATTGCGGGCTTTGAGGCAGCGGGCCTGCCCATCGTGCGCGTGCTGCACGAAGACGGGCCGGCCCGCACCGACAACCCCTTCAGCACCCTCAGCGGCCTGGTGCGCCCGCTGGACGGCCTGCGTGAGTTCACCCCCGCCTTGACGGTGTTGAAGCACCGCCACAGCGCGCTGGTGGGCACCGAACTGGGCATCTGGTTGCACCAGCAAGGCATTCGCCGGCTGGTGGTGACGGGCATCCGCACCGAGCAATGCTGCGAAACCACCACCCGCCACGCCAGCGACGAAGGCTGGACGGTGGATTACGTGCCCGACGCCACCCTCACCTTCGACATGACCACCCCCACCGGTGAGCGCCTGAGCGCCGCGCAGATCGTGGAACGCACCGTCACCGTGCTGGCCGGGCGCTTCGCCACGATTTGCACGCCCGAACAGGCGCTGCAACGCGCTACGGAGGCCGCCGCATGA
- a CDS encoding CZB domain-containing protein — translation MPSTLNHRNSNNPATIKEVDMGFFSRLFGQDPERSGENRSLVDHRDASESESGIDSRTAAAVLDEIDIDTALAAHENWKIRLESVIQGSSTEIFRPEHVCRDDLCDLGKWLHGSGQNRLGKFPAFSLVVARHKHFHLQASTVASLAQAGEPVKAIQLLNGGYQHASTQLAFLLKELKNELVHRQTRRETRKY, via the coding sequence GTGCCATCAACGCTGAACCACCGTAACAGCAACAATCCAGCAACAATCAAGGAGGTTGATATGGGATTCTTCAGCAGACTGTTCGGACAAGATCCCGAAAGGTCGGGGGAAAACCGTTCTTTGGTGGATCATCGAGACGCATCAGAAAGCGAGTCTGGCATTGACTCCCGGACAGCCGCTGCGGTTCTTGACGAAATTGACATCGACACAGCCCTGGCTGCCCACGAGAACTGGAAAATCCGACTGGAAAGCGTCATTCAAGGATCATCAACGGAAATTTTCCGCCCTGAGCACGTTTGTCGTGATGATTTATGTGACTTGGGAAAATGGCTTCATGGTTCAGGTCAAAATCGATTAGGCAAATTTCCTGCTTTCAGCTTGGTGGTTGCGCGGCACAAGCACTTCCATTTGCAAGCATCCACCGTTGCATCGCTGGCACAGGCTGGAGAGCCTGTTAAGGCCATTCAGTTGCTGAATGGTGGCTATCAACATGCTTCGACGCAGTTGGCTTTTTTACTCAAAGAGCTCAAGAATGAACTCGTTCATCGCCAAACAAGGCGAGAAACCAGGAAATACTGA
- the rpmI gene encoding 50S ribosomal protein L35 gives MPKMKTKSSAKKRFRVRPGGTVKRGQAFKRHILTKKSTKTKRQLRGAANVHETNMGHMAQMLPFAGL, from the coding sequence ATGCCCAAGATGAAGACCAAGAGCAGCGCCAAGAAGCGCTTCCGCGTGCGTCCGGGTGGTACCGTCAAGCGCGGCCAAGCCTTCAAGCGTCACATCCTGACCAAGAAGAGCACCAAGACCAAGCGTCAGCTGCGCGGCGCCGCCAACGTCCACGAAACCAACATGGGCCACATGGCTCAAATGTTGCCGTTCGCTGGCCTGTAA
- a CDS encoding response regulator transcription factor → MLTPPVLIVDDDASDVRLISRMLRQGGHRVVAALNGRDGLKRALEHQPGAVLMDLRMPGQSGLDVARLMSADPRLCEIPILFLSAADDLKSKLGAFSSGAVDYITKPFSIDELTARLHVHMRKRVHLPDPSHQTPPCAELNDEIRRDTFEKRILERVQNEIHARLAEPLTVVNLARSAGVSVRRLNEIFQISQSMTTFEYVRAERFRRACELLLQSDLSIGSVADQAGFASQAAFTYAFRQRHGITPSEYRLMGGVELDSQIHAD, encoded by the coding sequence ATGCTTACCCCTCCTGTTTTGATCGTCGATGACGATGCGAGTGACGTTCGACTGATTTCGCGCATGCTGCGCCAGGGCGGCCACCGTGTGGTGGCTGCGCTCAATGGACGAGATGGTTTGAAGCGTGCCCTAGAGCACCAGCCTGGTGCAGTGCTGATGGATTTGCGGATGCCCGGCCAAAGTGGGCTGGATGTGGCGCGGTTGATGTCAGCCGATCCTCGGTTATGTGAAATTCCTATTTTATTTTTGAGCGCCGCTGATGATTTGAAAAGCAAACTGGGTGCATTCAGCAGTGGGGCTGTCGATTATATTACCAAGCCTTTTAGCATTGATGAGTTGACAGCTCGCTTGCATGTACACATGCGAAAGCGAGTGCATCTTCCAGATCCATCGCACCAGACGCCGCCGTGTGCAGAATTAAATGACGAAATTCGTCGAGACACATTTGAAAAAAGAATACTCGAGAGAGTTCAAAACGAGATTCATGCACGGTTGGCTGAACCACTGACCGTGGTCAATCTGGCGCGGTCGGCGGGTGTATCTGTTCGTCGATTGAATGAAATTTTCCAAATCAGCCAAAGCATGACAACATTTGAGTATGTGCGTGCAGAGCGTTTTCGGCGAGCTTGTGAATTGTTGTTGCAATCAGACTTGTCAATTGGATCGGTGGCCGACCAAGCTGGGTTCGCGAGCCAAGCTGCTTTCACCTATGCTTTTCGTCAAAGGCATGGAATCACGCCCAGTGAATACCGTCTTATGGGCGGGGTTGAGCTAGATTCTCAAATCCATGCCGATTAA
- a CDS encoding integration host factor subunit alpha yields MHDADDPIRPAGRQRASETPTLTKAELSELLFERLGLSKRESKDVTDAFFDVLSQTLISGCDVKLSGFGNFTIRRKAPRPGRNPRTGESIPIEARNVVTFHASHKLKAIVQGDEGLDFLTD; encoded by the coding sequence ATGCACGACGCTGATGATCCCATCCGCCCCGCTGGCCGCCAGCGCGCCTCGGAAACGCCCACGTTGACCAAGGCGGAGCTGTCCGAACTGCTGTTCGAGCGGTTGGGCCTGAGCAAACGCGAGTCCAAGGACGTGACCGATGCGTTTTTCGACGTGCTCAGCCAAACCTTGATCAGCGGGTGTGATGTGAAGTTGTCGGGGTTCGGCAACTTCACCATCCGCCGCAAAGCGCCTCGCCCGGGACGCAACCCGCGCACTGGGGAATCGATCCCGATCGAGGCCCGCAACGTCGTGACGTTTCATGCGAGCCACAAGCTCAAGGCAATTGTGCAGGGGGATGAGGGGCTGGATTTCTTAACCGATTGA
- the rplT gene encoding 50S ribosomal protein L20: MPRVKRGVTARARHKKILALAKGFRGRRKNVFRIAKQAVMKAGQYAYRDRRAKKRVFRQLWIARINAAARGLGLTYSKFIAGLKKAQIELDRKVLSDMAIHDPAAFAGLVDKVKAQLA; this comes from the coding sequence ATGCCTCGCGTCAAACGTGGTGTTACCGCTCGCGCTCGTCACAAGAAAATCTTGGCTCTGGCCAAGGGCTTCCGTGGTCGCCGTAAGAACGTCTTCCGCATCGCCAAACAGGCGGTGATGAAGGCTGGCCAATACGCCTACCGTGACCGCCGCGCCAAGAAGCGTGTCTTCCGTCAACTGTGGATCGCCCGTATCAACGCCGCTGCGCGTGGTCTGGGTCTGACCTACAGCAAGTTCATCGCCGGTCTGAAGAAGGCCCAGATCGAACTCGACCGCAAGGTGCTGTCGGACATGGCCATCCACGATCCGGCCGCTTTTGCTGGCCTGGTCGACAAGGTGAAGGCCCAGCTGGCTTGA
- a CDS encoding flavodoxin family protein yields the protein MSSIVIVYHSGYGHTHKIAEAVAAGAGNTATLLPIDAEGNLPEGGWDLLNAAKTIVFGSPTYMGSVSWQFKKFADASSKAWFTRAWKDKLAAGFTNSASLYGDKASTLSYLMTLAMQQGMLWVGTGALPANTKASTRDDLNNLGMSAGLMTATPSDASVDEMVPGDLATAKAFGERIAAVTARLG from the coding sequence ATGTCCTCCATCGTCATCGTCTACCACAGCGGCTACGGCCACACCCACAAGATCGCCGAAGCCGTGGCCGCTGGTGCCGGCAACACCGCCACGCTGCTGCCCATCGACGCCGAAGGCAACCTGCCCGAAGGCGGTTGGGATCTGCTGAACGCCGCCAAGACCATCGTCTTCGGCTCGCCGACCTACATGGGCAGCGTGAGTTGGCAGTTCAAGAAGTTTGCGGACGCCAGCTCCAAAGCCTGGTTCACCCGCGCTTGGAAAGACAAGCTGGCGGCGGGCTTCACCAACTCGGCCTCGCTGTATGGCGACAAGGCCAGCACGCTGAGCTACCTGATGACCTTGGCGATGCAGCAAGGCATGTTGTGGGTGGGCACCGGCGCGCTGCCGGCCAACACCAAGGCTTCGACACGCGACGATCTGAACAACCTGGGCATGTCCGCTGGCCTGATGACGGCCACCCCGTCCGACGCTTCGGTGGACGAAATGGTGCCGGGCGATCTGGCCACCGCCAAGGCGTTTGGCGAGCGCATCGCTGCCGTCACGGCTCGACTGGGGTGA
- a CDS encoding DJ-1/PfpI family protein — protein MSAAALAPRRVLLLMFDDVELLDFAGPFEVFTTAVRVAGKRGQPVPWTVSTASPSGAPVRARAGLTLHAEHALAEAPAADVFLVPGGVVDGVLADAALLAQIGRCARQASLVASVCTGAFILADAGLLHAAPCTTHWEDVADLRQRHPHLDVYPEARWVDNGALVTSAGISAGIDMSLHLVERLAGRELALATARQMDYAWRDA, from the coding sequence ATGAGCGCCGCCGCCCTCGCCCCGCGCCGCGTGCTGCTCTTGATGTTTGATGACGTGGAGCTGTTGGACTTCGCCGGCCCGTTTGAAGTCTTCACCACCGCCGTGCGCGTGGCTGGCAAGCGCGGCCAGCCGGTGCCGTGGACGGTGAGCACCGCCTCACCCAGCGGCGCCCCGGTGCGCGCCCGCGCCGGGCTGACGCTGCACGCCGAGCACGCTCTGGCCGAAGCGCCCGCCGCCGATGTGTTCCTCGTGCCCGGCGGAGTGGTCGATGGCGTGCTGGCCGATGCGGCGTTGTTGGCGCAGATCGGGCGCTGTGCGCGACAGGCATCGCTGGTGGCGTCGGTGTGTACGGGCGCGTTCATCTTGGCCGATGCCGGGCTGTTGCACGCCGCGCCCTGCACCACGCATTGGGAAGATGTGGCCGACCTGCGCCAGCGTCACCCGCACCTGGACGTGTACCCCGAGGCGCGTTGGGTGGACAACGGCGCGCTCGTCACCAGCGCCGGCATTTCGGCGGGGATCGACATGAGTTTGCATCTGGTGGAACGCCTGGCCGGGCGCGAACTGGCCCTGGCCACCGCCCGGCAAATGGACTATGCCTGGCGCGATGCCTGA
- the pheT gene encoding phenylalanine--tRNA ligase subunit beta, with product MQFPESWLREFCNPPISTQELADLLTMAGLEVEEQHPAAPPFTGIVVAEILEAEQHPNADKLRVCKVNAGTFSPEGPLQIVCGAPNARAGIKIPLATIGAELPPGEDGKPFKIGKGKLRGVESFGMLCSARELKLSEDHGGLLELPADAPVGTDIRTYLNLDDTLFTLKLTPNLAHCLSVYGIAREVSALTGSPLLTPAFPAVTPTVADVLPVKVEATDLCGRFSGRVVKGVNTKAATPAWMVERLARCGQRSVSPLVDISNYVMFEYGRPSHIFDLDKIHDGLTVRWAQPGETLKLLNGNTIELDGEVGVIADAQAVESLAGIMGGDATAVSDDTRNIYIEAAFWWPKAVAGRSRRFNFSTDAGHRFERGVDAEQTVEHIERITALVQSICGGEAGPMDDQRPAMPERPPVSLRVARAAKVIGMPVTQAECAGVFTRLGLPFTESEGVLTVTPPSWRFDITIEEDLIEEVARVLGFARLPNTPPLAPVTARVRVEAQRSRHTVRHALAALDYQETINFSFVEARWETELAGNADPIRVLNPIAAPLAVMRSSLLGSLVNVLKYNLARKAPRVRVFELGRVFKRDASVQSTDRSVAGVYQPMKVAGLAWGPSAQQQWGVAERATDFFDVKGDVEALLAPRKAQFVPAEHPALHPGRCAAVVLDGVTIGHIGELHPKWRQGYDLPSAPVLFELDLDAVQTRVVPEAQAVPRQQAVLRDLALVVADSVSHDALVASLKADDSGLVRNATLFDIYRPKAPTADIQAGERSLAVRLELLDDAAPLTEERIEAAVAAAVQRVGAGLNARLRA from the coding sequence ATGCAATTCCCTGAATCCTGGTTGCGCGAGTTCTGCAACCCGCCGATCTCCACCCAAGAACTGGCCGATTTGCTGACGATGGCCGGCTTGGAAGTCGAAGAACAACATCCGGCTGCGCCGCCGTTCACCGGCATCGTGGTGGCGGAAATTCTCGAAGCCGAACAGCACCCGAACGCGGACAAACTGCGCGTCTGCAAGGTGAACGCCGGCACCTTCAGCCCGGAGGGCCCGCTACAAATCGTCTGCGGCGCCCCGAATGCGCGTGCCGGCATCAAGATTCCGCTGGCCACGATTGGCGCTGAACTGCCGCCCGGTGAGGATGGCAAACCCTTCAAGATCGGCAAGGGCAAGCTGCGCGGGGTGGAAAGCTTCGGCATGCTGTGCTCGGCGCGTGAGCTGAAGCTCTCGGAAGACCACGGCGGCCTGCTGGAGCTGCCCGCCGACGCCCCGGTGGGCACGGACATCCGCACCTACCTGAACCTCGACGACACGCTGTTCACCCTCAAACTCACGCCCAACCTGGCGCACTGCCTGAGCGTGTACGGCATTGCACGCGAAGTTTCGGCGCTGACGGGTTCGCCGTTGTTGACGCCCGCCTTCCCCGCCGTCACGCCCACGGTGGCCGATGTGCTGCCGGTGAAGGTGGAGGCCACCGACTTGTGCGGGCGCTTCTCGGGCCGCGTGGTGAAGGGCGTGAACACGAAAGCCGCGACACCAGCCTGGATGGTGGAGCGCCTGGCGCGCTGCGGGCAGCGTTCGGTGTCGCCGCTGGTGGACATCTCGAACTACGTGATGTTCGAGTACGGCCGCCCCAGCCACATTTTTGACCTCGACAAAATCCACGACGGCCTGACGGTGCGCTGGGCCCAGCCGGGCGAAACCCTCAAGCTGCTGAACGGCAACACCATCGAGCTGGATGGCGAAGTGGGCGTGATTGCCGATGCGCAAGCGGTGGAATCGCTGGCCGGCATCATGGGTGGGGATGCCACCGCCGTGTCGGACGACACGCGCAACATCTACATCGAAGCGGCGTTCTGGTGGCCCAAGGCCGTGGCCGGGCGTTCGCGCCGGTTCAACTTCTCGACCGATGCCGGGCACCGTTTCGAGCGGGGTGTGGATGCCGAACAAACCGTGGAGCACATCGAGCGCATCACCGCGCTGGTGCAGAGCATCTGCGGCGGTGAAGCCGGCCCGATGGACGACCAGCGCCCTGCTATGCCGGAGCGTCCGCCGGTGAGCCTGCGCGTAGCGCGTGCCGCCAAGGTGATCGGCATGCCGGTGACGCAGGCCGAGTGCGCCGGGGTTTTCACCCGCCTGGGCTTGCCTTTCACCGAGTCTGAGGGTGTGCTGACGGTGACACCGCCGAGCTGGCGCTTCGACATCACCATCGAAGAAGACCTGATCGAAGAAGTGGCGCGGGTGCTGGGTTTTGCCCGCCTGCCCAACACCCCGCCGCTGGCGCCGGTGACGGCCCGTGTGCGTGTGGAAGCGCAGCGCAGCCGCCACACCGTGCGCCACGCCCTGGCGGCGCTGGATTACCAAGAAACCATCAACTTCAGCTTCGTGGAAGCGCGCTGGGAGACCGAGCTGGCCGGCAACGCCGACCCGATTCGTGTGCTGAACCCGATTGCCGCGCCGCTGGCGGTGATGCGCTCCAGCTTGCTGGGCAGCCTGGTGAACGTGCTGAAGTACAACCTGGCGCGCAAGGCGCCGCGTGTGCGCGTGTTTGAGCTGGGCCGCGTCTTCAAGCGCGATGCCTCGGTGCAGTCCACCGACCGCAGCGTGGCCGGTGTGTACCAACCGATGAAGGTGGCCGGGCTGGCTTGGGGGCCGTCGGCGCAGCAACAATGGGGCGTGGCCGAGCGAGCCACCGATTTCTTCGACGTGAAGGGCGACGTGGAAGCGCTGCTGGCGCCGCGCAAGGCGCAGTTTGTGCCGGCTGAGCACCCGGCGCTGCATCCGGGCCGCTGCGCGGCGGTGGTGCTGGACGGTGTGACCATCGGCCACATCGGCGAGCTGCACCCCAAGTGGCGCCAAGGCTACGACCTGCCCAGCGCCCCGGTGCTGTTCGAGCTGGATCTGGACGCGGTGCAAACCCGCGTTGTGCCCGAAGCGCAAGCTGTGCCGCGCCAACAAGCCGTGCTGCGCGATTTGGCGCTGGTGGTGGCCGACAGCGTCAGCCACGACGCCCTGGTGGCCAGCCTGAAGGCGGACGACAGCGGCTTGGTGCGCAATGCCACGCTGTTTGACATCTACCGCCCGAAAGCGCCCACCGCCGACATCCAAGCCGGCGAGCGCAGCTTGGCCGTGCGCCTGGAGCTGCTGGACGATGCTGCGCCGCTCACGGAAGAGCGCATCGAAGCGGCGGTGGCGGCGGCGGTGCAGCGAGTGGGTGCGGGTTTGAACGCCCGTTTGCGCGCTTAA
- the pheS gene encoding phenylalanine--tRNA ligase subunit alpha produces MNDLEELVGRAEADFAAAVTPADLENAKARFLGKAGQVTELLKGLAKLTPEEKKTRGAEINQTKQKIEALLTARRQALADAELEVQLKAEALDVTLPGRQRGTGGLHPVSRTMERIEAIFGSMGFDVADGPEIEEDWFNFTALNTPADHPARSMHDTFYVDTKAPDGSGHLLRTHTSPMQVRYAVQHVKKHAAKIAAGEAMPEIRVIAPGRTYRVDSDATHSPMFHQCEGLWIGENVSFKDLRVVFADFFRTFFETDELDIRFRPSFFPFTEPSAEVDIAFGSGPLKGRWLEVAGSGQVHPNVVRNFGLDPERYIGFAFGMGPDRLTMLRYGVNDLRLFFDGDLRFLSQFK; encoded by the coding sequence ATGAACGATCTCGAAGAACTGGTTGGCCGCGCCGAGGCCGACTTCGCCGCCGCCGTCACCCCTGCTGATCTGGAAAACGCCAAGGCGCGTTTTCTGGGCAAGGCCGGCCAAGTCACCGAGCTGCTCAAAGGTCTGGCCAAGCTGACGCCCGAAGAAAAGAAAACCCGGGGCGCCGAGATCAACCAGACCAAGCAGAAGATCGAAGCCCTGCTGACGGCCCGCCGCCAAGCGCTGGCCGATGCCGAGCTGGAAGTGCAGCTCAAGGCCGAAGCGCTGGATGTGACCCTGCCCGGTCGCCAGCGTGGCACGGGTGGCCTGCACCCGGTTTCGCGCACGATGGAGCGCATCGAAGCCATTTTTGGCTCGATGGGCTTCGATGTGGCCGACGGCCCCGAGATCGAAGAAGACTGGTTCAACTTCACTGCACTGAACACGCCCGCCGATCACCCAGCGCGTTCGATGCACGACACGTTTTACGTCGATACCAAGGCACCGGACGGCTCCGGCCACCTGCTGCGCACGCACACCAGCCCGATGCAGGTGCGCTACGCCGTGCAGCATGTGAAAAAGCATGCCGCCAAGATCGCCGCCGGCGAGGCGATGCCCGAAATTCGCGTCATCGCGCCGGGCCGTACCTACCGCGTGGACTCGGACGCCACCCATTCGCCCATGTTCCACCAGTGCGAAGGCCTGTGGATCGGCGAGAACGTGAGCTTCAAGGACTTGCGCGTGGTGTTCGCGGACTTTTTCCGCACCTTCTTTGAAACCGACGAGCTGGACATCCGCTTCCGCCCGTCCTTCTTCCCCTTCACCGAACCTTCGGCGGAGGTGGACATCGCCTTCGGTTCCGGCCCGCTCAAAGGGCGCTGGCTGGAAGTGGCCGGCTCCGGCCAAGTCCACCCGAACGTGGTGCGCAACTTTGGCCTCGACCCCGAGCGGTACATCGGCTTTGCCTTCGGCATGGGGCCGGATCGCCTGACCATGCTGCGCTACGGCGTGAATGACTTGCGCTTGTTCTTCGACGGTGACTTGCGTTTCCTGTCGCAATTCAAGTGA